The Haloarcula sp. DT43 genome includes a region encoding these proteins:
- a CDS encoding outer membrane protein assembly factor BamB family protein, whose amino-acid sequence MPSTSRRAFLGAVATGTVASIAGCSSSCPDDALPDPPHTVDSADAGSGFETVPGGSWPSPRFDPANTGAAPVRTDSATPSVQWRTSLPTSSTGDDTAAASPVVVADETVVATSSAGVVALSLRDGTRQWTRALTPATVPSAVGIGEGLAPPVVADGRVFLGTADGVLGLDIADGSVVWRHTDPVGAGVPAVTDDALFVPTTDGVVRFDTASGAREWTAPVDGTRLAVADGTVVVTGEKTVALAAATGEERWRRDDRATGYPVVADGTAYLTTTYGDLLGRSLPDGTEQWRIDRGRAMESAVVTSDSVYAIERPGESSSATFAFDRTDDGPPEPRWCSEIDIGGAVTAAAGDAVVTSQREVGLTAFTRRFGEATWQYPVDYRAVSLAVLDGGLVSVSPAGTVVALGGERPA is encoded by the coding sequence ATGCCCTCCACGTCGCGGCGAGCGTTCCTCGGAGCGGTCGCCACCGGCACTGTCGCTAGCATCGCAGGCTGTTCGTCGTCGTGTCCCGACGACGCGCTCCCGGACCCGCCTCACACGGTTGACTCGGCCGACGCGGGTTCGGGGTTCGAGACCGTCCCCGGCGGTTCGTGGCCGTCGCCGCGGTTCGACCCGGCGAACACGGGCGCTGCCCCGGTTCGGACGGACTCGGCGACGCCGTCGGTCCAGTGGCGAACGAGCCTTCCGACCTCGTCTACGGGCGACGATACCGCCGCGGCCAGTCCGGTGGTCGTCGCCGACGAGACCGTCGTGGCGACGTCGTCGGCCGGCGTCGTCGCGCTGTCGCTCCGCGACGGGACCCGGCAGTGGACGCGCGCGCTCACGCCGGCGACGGTCCCGTCGGCCGTCGGCATCGGAGAGGGGCTCGCGCCGCCGGTCGTCGCCGACGGCCGGGTCTTTCTCGGGACCGCCGACGGCGTCCTCGGACTCGACATCGCCGACGGGAGCGTCGTCTGGCGACATACCGACCCAGTCGGTGCGGGTGTTCCGGCGGTGACTGACGACGCTCTGTTCGTTCCCACGACCGACGGCGTGGTTCGGTTCGATACCGCGAGCGGGGCGCGGGAGTGGACGGCACCCGTCGACGGGACGCGGCTGGCCGTGGCCGACGGCACCGTCGTCGTCACCGGCGAGAAGACGGTGGCGCTGGCCGCCGCGACCGGCGAGGAGCGCTGGCGGCGCGACGACCGGGCTACCGGCTACCCGGTCGTCGCCGACGGGACGGCTTATCTGACCACCACGTACGGCGACCTGCTCGGTCGCTCGCTTCCGGACGGGACCGAGCAGTGGCGCATCGACCGCGGGCGGGCCATGGAGTCGGCGGTTGTCACCTCCGACAGCGTCTACGCTATCGAGCGGCCCGGCGAGTCGTCCAGCGCCACGTTCGCGTTCGACCGCACCGACGACGGGCCCCCCGAGCCCCGGTGGTGCTCCGAAATCGACATCGGCGGGGCGGTGACCGCCGCGGCCGGCGACGCCGTCGTCACGTCCCAGCGCGAGGTCGGCCTCACCGCCTTCACCAGGCGCTTCGGCGAGGCGACCTGGCAGTACCCGGTCGACTACCGGGCCGTCTCGCTGGCGGTGCTCGACGGCGGCCTCGTGAGCGTCTCGCCGGCCGGGACAGTGGTCGCCCTCGGGGGTGAGCGACCCGCATGA